The following proteins are co-located in the Haloplanus sp. HW8-1 genome:
- a CDS encoding SDR family NAD(P)-dependent oxidoreductase yields the protein MSSEEIEETVERVREASKRGDLDGKVAIVTGAGTRGGEGVGNGAATAILLARQGATVTLVDKEPEYMEITERVIEEEGGDYLSLEGDVTDPDDCRRIVEETVSRFGSLHVLHNNVGGGAPRESVEKASSDTWEASLSINLMSAVSMSKYAVPHIRDSGGGSIINVSSTTALRPKRDGSSAPYTTTKSAMMGLTRAMARDHGDDRIRVNCLLPGLIWTPGIARHLADEREKRKEATPYALEGSPWDVGWTAVFLASDRSRFITGAAIPVDGGLLLTAADH from the coding sequence ATGAGCTCCGAAGAGATCGAGGAGACGGTCGAGCGTGTGCGGGAAGCGAGCAAACGAGGCGATTTGGACGGGAAGGTCGCGATCGTCACCGGGGCCGGCACCCGTGGCGGCGAGGGCGTCGGGAACGGTGCGGCGACGGCGATCCTCCTCGCCAGACAGGGGGCGACGGTGACGCTGGTCGACAAGGAACCCGAGTACATGGAGATCACCGAACGCGTCATCGAGGAGGAGGGTGGCGACTACCTCTCCCTGGAGGGTGACGTCACCGATCCGGACGACTGTCGACGGATCGTCGAGGAGACGGTGTCCCGGTTCGGTTCGCTCCACGTCCTCCACAACAACGTCGGCGGTGGCGCGCCCCGGGAGAGCGTCGAGAAGGCGAGTTCCGACACGTGGGAGGCGTCGCTCTCGATAAACCTGATGAGCGCCGTCTCGATGTCGAAATACGCCGTTCCTCACATCAGGGACAGTGGCGGTGGATCGATCATCAACGTCTCCTCGACGACTGCCTTGCGCCCGAAACGTGACGGCTCCTCGGCCCCGTACACGACGACGAAATCGGCCATGATGGGGCTCACCCGGGCGATGGCCCGGGACCACGGTGACGATCGGATCCGGGTGAACTGTCTCCTTCCGGGACTGATCTGGACGCCCGGCATCGCGCGCCACCTCGCCGACGAGCGGGAGAAACGCAAGGAGGCCACCCCCTACGCTCTCGAGGGTAGTCCGTGGGACGTCGGCTGGACGGCGGTCTTTCTCGCCAGCGATCGGTCGCGGTTCATCACGGGGGCGGCGATCCCCGTGGACGGGGGGCTCCTCCTCACGGCGGCCGACCACTGA
- a CDS encoding carboxymuconolactone decarboxylase family protein, translated as MQGETDRLPFITERDQLPADQHEHYDRIADTRGHVIGPFGVLLNSPPVAGLIGDVGTYVRFESVLSGDERELIILTVAREFGCRFEWVAHEPLAREAGVDDAVIEAVLDDDPVDGLSDPAALIVEYVRSLLRDNAVPTPLFERAKDHFGTRGITDATATIGYYSMLAYILNAFEVVPEDGSSPW; from the coding sequence ATGCAGGGCGAGACCGACAGACTGCCGTTTATCACGGAGCGGGATCAGCTACCCGCGGACCAGCACGAACACTACGACCGCATCGCGGACACGCGCGGGCACGTCATCGGGCCGTTCGGCGTGCTGTTGAACAGCCCGCCCGTCGCCGGACTGATCGGGGATGTGGGGACGTACGTTCGCTTCGAGAGCGTGCTGTCCGGTGACGAACGGGAACTCATCATCCTCACCGTCGCCCGCGAGTTCGGCTGTCGGTTCGAGTGGGTGGCCCACGAACCGCTGGCCCGCGAGGCGGGCGTCGACGACGCGGTCATCGAGGCGGTGCTCGACGACGACCCGGTCGACGGGCTGTCGGATCCGGCGGCGCTCATCGTCGAATACGTCCGGAGCCTCCTCCGTGACAACGCCGTCCCGACGCCGCTGTTCGAACGGGCCAAGGACCACTTCGGAACGAGAGGGATCACCGACGCGACCGCCACCATCGGGTACTACAGCATGCTCGCGTATATCCTCAACGCGTTCGAGGTGGTGCCGGAGGACGGGTCGTCCCCGTGGTGA
- a CDS encoding cupin domain-containing protein yields MVRHYHSERVPAVYNEEDIPKHDRSGGATQWYFRGFETLMGITNIPPGSAEEIHSHPWEQIVFMLDGSCRFHVDGETKHLEAGDVLVVPPEVEHGIEEQDESGKLLFTGPLREDMARLTEYQEEFVSYD; encoded by the coding sequence ATGGTCAGACATTACCACTCGGAGCGAGTCCCTGCCGTCTACAACGAAGAGGACATCCCGAAACACGACCGCAGTGGTGGCGCGACGCAGTGGTATTTCAGGGGGTTCGAGACGCTGATGGGGATCACGAACATCCCCCCGGGATCGGCGGAGGAGATTCACTCCCACCCCTGGGAACAGATCGTGTTCATGCTCGACGGGTCGTGCCGGTTTCACGTCGACGGGGAGACGAAACACCTCGAAGCGGGAGACGTACTGGTGGTCCCTCCCGAGGTCGAACACGGCATCGAGGAACAAGACGAGTCCGGCAAACTGCTGTTCACCGGTCCGCTCCGAGAGGACATGGCACGGCTCACGGAGTATCAAGAGGAGTTCGTGAGCTACGACTGA